A stretch of the Halorussus lipolyticus genome encodes the following:
- the cbiG gene encoding cobalt-precorrin 5A hydrolase, producing the protein MSTDNNDSGSSCKAPDSDGEVADEIAIVAFERKMDTADEIVEGIGDRYETIDVLEYHGDVFEEYWGEYDCFVGLMASGIAMRKTAHLLDDKWDDPAICVVDEELTWAIPITGGHHGANQVADDLASMGAVPAMTTASEAADKQGVEKQAKALDAHVVNGDSTVATNLAVLDDELGPVERLDGPKAVLVGDDVTVLKRNKDHGEGVVLGTGSVSGATEDQFVTAWEQALESTDYDLEDVEFVATATRKDDEEGLLSAADKLNLGVVAFEKEVLEDFEGPTPSKSKELIGWPGIAEASAIAGGRNHDLVAEKTRYDDAVTVAVGR; encoded by the coding sequence ATGAGTACGGACAACAACGATTCCGGTAGTAGCTGTAAAGCGCCCGATTCAGACGGCGAAGTAGCCGACGAGATAGCCATCGTCGCCTTCGAGCGCAAGATGGACACCGCCGACGAGATAGTCGAAGGCATCGGCGACCGGTACGAGACCATCGACGTGCTGGAGTACCACGGCGACGTGTTCGAGGAGTACTGGGGCGAGTACGACTGCTTCGTCGGTCTGATGGCCAGCGGTATCGCCATGCGAAAGACCGCCCACCTCCTCGACGACAAGTGGGACGACCCCGCCATCTGCGTCGTGGACGAGGAACTGACGTGGGCCATTCCCATCACGGGCGGCCACCACGGCGCGAACCAAGTCGCCGACGATTTGGCCTCGATGGGCGCTGTCCCGGCGATGACCACGGCCTCGGAGGCCGCTGACAAGCAGGGCGTCGAGAAGCAGGCCAAAGCCCTCGACGCCCACGTCGTCAACGGCGATTCGACAGTCGCCACCAACCTCGCGGTGCTGGACGACGAACTCGGCCCGGTCGAACGCCTCGACGGTCCGAAGGCGGTCCTCGTCGGCGACGACGTGACTGTCCTGAAGCGCAACAAAGACCACGGGGAAGGCGTCGTCCTCGGGACCGGAAGCGTCTCCGGTGCGACCGAAGACCAGTTCGTCACGGCGTGGGAGCAGGCCCTCGAATCGACCGACTACGACCTCGAAGACGTGGAGTTCGTCGCCACCGCGACCCGGAAAGACGACGAGGAGGGCCTGCTGTCGGCGGCCGACAAGTTGAACCTCGGCGTGGTCGCCTTCGAGAAGGAGGTCCTCGAAGACTTCGAGGGACCCACCCCGTCGAAATCCAAGGAACTCATCGGGTGGCCCGGCATCGCCGAGGCCTCGGCAATCGCGGGTGGGCGAAACCACGACCTCGTTGCCGAAAAAACGCGGTACGACGACGCTGTGACCGTGGCGGTGGGGCGATAG
- a CDS encoding precorrin-3B C(17)-methyltransferase: protein MSEEVGTLYVVGIGPGLPHAMTQEAKDVIRTADCVIASNLYQEFLRKDGTIPPESETESTDEDAVLATRPDGTEQEVVRSSMGRQIELAREAFERVRDGEDVAHVSGGDPNVYGKSDLVFTMAEEDGATDIPIEIVPGVTAALGGAANLGAPLSNDFCTISLSDKWRGWDEIEEKLRAAAISGFVVVLYNCWRDYERAIEVLREERADHVPVGIFNDAGRADAGRNLEDETHTITTLGEAADHDEKVGGMGTSILVGNHETKVWRNDDREYLVTPRGGRDVDDF from the coding sequence ATGAGTGAAGAAGTGGGCACCCTCTACGTCGTCGGCATCGGTCCCGGCCTGCCCCACGCGATGACCCAAGAGGCCAAAGACGTGATTCGGACCGCCGACTGCGTTATCGCCTCGAACCTCTATCAGGAGTTCCTGCGCAAGGACGGCACCATCCCGCCCGAGTCCGAGACCGAATCGACCGACGAGGACGCCGTACTCGCCACCCGACCCGACGGGACCGAGCAGGAAGTCGTGCGCTCCTCGATGGGTCGGCAAATCGAACTCGCCCGTGAGGCCTTCGAGCGAGTTCGAGACGGCGAGGACGTGGCCCACGTCTCCGGGGGCGACCCCAACGTCTACGGCAAGTCGGACCTCGTGTTCACGATGGCCGAGGAGGACGGTGCGACCGACATCCCCATCGAAATCGTGCCGGGTGTGACCGCGGCACTCGGCGGGGCGGCCAACCTCGGCGCGCCCCTCAGCAACGACTTCTGCACGATTTCGCTGTCGGACAAGTGGCGTGGCTGGGACGAAATCGAGGAGAAGCTGAGAGCGGCCGCCATCAGCGGGTTCGTCGTGGTCCTCTACAACTGCTGGCGCGACTACGAGCGAGCAATCGAAGTCCTCCGCGAGGAGCGCGCAGACCACGTGCCGGTCGGTATCTTCAACGACGCTGGCCGGGCCGACGCCGGGCGCAACCTCGAAGACGAGACCCACACCATCACGACGCTCGGCGAGGCCGCCGACCACGACGAGAAAGTCGGCGGGATGGGGACCTCAATCCTCGTCGGCAACCACGAGACGAAGGTGTGGCGCAACGACGACCGAGAGTACCTCGTCACCCCGCGCGGCGGGCGTGACGTAGACGATTTCTGA
- the cobJ gene encoding precorrin-3B C(17)-methyltransferase, with protein MSTDETTTETESKCGASSSTETTESKCGASSSADDSTSNCGASGSSDGDEEVGSTVEDFDADPGRLVAVGLGPGEPEGMTSRAKTALADAEHIVGYTTYVELLPDEITESADDIYSTPMCGEVSRTEEAIDRALAGNDVAIIGSGDPNVYALAGLALEILESKGGTASMVDFEVVPGVPAAQSCAARVGAPLVNDTVTISLSDHLTDMPTIESRLHATAKEGFTIAIYNPWSRKRRANFEKCCEILLEHRDDDTPVGVVHAAGRDDEEVEITTLGELPDLGETDLIDMTTTLLVGNDETYVWDGRMVTPRGYETKYDY; from the coding sequence ATGAGTACTGACGAAACCACGACAGAGACGGAATCGAAGTGCGGCGCATCGAGCAGTACAGAGACCACCGAGTCGAAGTGTGGCGCGAGCAGTTCGGCCGACGACAGCACGTCGAACTGCGGCGCGAGTGGTTCGAGCGACGGCGACGAGGAGGTCGGTTCGACAGTCGAGGACTTCGACGCCGACCCCGGCAGACTCGTGGCGGTCGGTCTCGGGCCGGGCGAACCCGAGGGGATGACCAGTCGAGCGAAGACCGCCCTCGCCGACGCCGAACACATCGTGGGCTACACGACCTACGTCGAACTCCTGCCCGACGAGATTACAGAAAGCGCCGACGACATTTACTCGACGCCGATGTGCGGCGAAGTCTCTCGGACCGAGGAGGCCATCGACCGGGCCTTGGCGGGCAACGACGTGGCAATCATCGGGAGCGGTGACCCGAACGTCTACGCCTTAGCCGGTCTCGCGCTCGAAATCCTCGAATCGAAGGGCGGGACGGCCTCGATGGTCGATTTCGAAGTCGTTCCCGGCGTCCCGGCGGCCCAGTCCTGCGCGGCCAGAGTCGGCGCACCCCTCGTGAACGACACCGTGACCATTAGCCTCTCGGACCACCTCACCGACATGCCGACCATCGAATCGCGGCTTCACGCCACCGCCAAGGAGGGGTTCACCATCGCCATCTACAACCCGTGGAGTCGCAAGCGGCGGGCGAACTTCGAGAAGTGCTGTGAAATTCTGCTGGAACACCGCGACGACGACACCCCGGTCGGCGTGGTCCACGCCGCGGGCCGCGACGACGAGGAGGTCGAAATCACCACCCTCGGCGAACTCCCCGACCTCGGCGAGACCGACCTGATAGACATGACGACGACGCTCCTCGTAGGCAACGACGAGACCTACGTCTGGGACGGCCGGATGGTCACCCCGCGAGGCTACGAGACCAAATACGACTACTGA
- a CDS encoding ferredoxin, with the protein MYRVTIDTEACDGIFACLTRDDRFAEDDDGLATLDTDEDRHRAVRREEGRVVAEFDDDQRADAEQAAEACPPNAISVEAIDDE; encoded by the coding sequence ATGTACCGGGTAACTATCGACACCGAGGCCTGCGACGGCATCTTCGCTTGCCTGACCCGCGACGACCGATTCGCCGAGGACGACGACGGCCTCGCCACGCTCGACACCGACGAAGACCGACACAGGGCGGTCCGGCGCGAGGAGGGACGAGTCGTCGCGGAGTTCGACGACGACCAGCGGGCAGACGCCGAGCAGGCCGCCGAGGCCTGCCCGCCGAACGCAATCAGCGTGGAGGCGATTGATGACGAGTGA
- a CDS encoding cobalamin biosynthesis protein, which translates to MTSDPAVGESAPDDMLAGHPELAYFWGRVAGDGDVTRDEIRVVAGDETAAERLAAIAGAEQVEHRIAEREYAHDTAITRTEDEYTVQVIGSTLADRASAALGLPVADHPGGYRFDAFADYDRQLIRGLLEGCGTICFKRSSGTVGISFVHDDRNLVETVQSIVEMAEVEAPTGELAESSSGRYWFGVEDDAGGRFGEWLYRDTDESGLFAPNRRRKLRRSLEQAEQAEK; encoded by the coding sequence ATGACGAGTGACCCCGCAGTCGGCGAGAGCGCGCCCGACGACATGCTGGCGGGCCACCCCGAACTGGCCTACTTCTGGGGCCGAGTCGCCGGAGACGGCGACGTGACCCGAGACGAGATTCGGGTCGTCGCCGGCGACGAAACCGCCGCCGAGCGACTGGCCGCGATTGCAGGGGCCGAACAGGTCGAGCATCGAATCGCCGAGCGAGAGTACGCCCACGACACCGCCATCACCCGGACCGAAGACGAGTACACCGTGCAGGTCATCGGTTCGACGCTGGCCGACCGGGCGAGCGCCGCCCTCGGTCTGCCCGTGGCTGACCACCCCGGCGGCTACCGGTTCGACGCCTTCGCCGACTACGACCGCCAACTGATTCGGGGCCTCCTCGAAGGCTGTGGCACCATCTGCTTCAAGCGTTCGAGCGGGACGGTCGGCATCTCGTTCGTCCACGACGACCGGAACCTCGTGGAGACGGTTCAAAGCATTGTAGAGATGGCCGAAGTCGAGGCCCCGACCGGCGAACTCGCGGAGTCCTCGTCGGGGCGGTACTGGTTCGGCGTCGAGGACGACGCCGGAGGCCGGTTCGGCGAGTGGCTGTATCGGGACACCGACGAGTCGGGGCTGTTCGCCCCGAACCGACGGCGAAAGCTCCGGCGGAGTCTGGAGCAAGCCGAGCAGGCCGAAAAATGA